Genomic segment of Candidatus Baltobacteraceae bacterium:
ACGGCCGCAGAAATGGCGCTCTATGCCTCAAAAGGGACACAAACCGCAAACTGACCATCCCTGGAAAGGCGACGTCCTGCCCCACACCTGGGGGGCCGTTTCTGACGTGCGCTCAGGGGACCTCACCGCGTTGCGCTAACACCCTTCGACTCCGCCCTCCCGGCTGCGCTCAGGATGACACGGCACCTCCTGTGCCTCGTGGGGGATATCTTAACGATGAAGCGGGTCCTCAGGAAGGCGCTCGAGCTGTGGCAGCACCACCGGGTCTCGCGGGTCGCGGCCGCGCTGTCGTTCTACGCGATCTTCACGGTGCCGGCATCGATCCTGATGGTCGTCTGGCTGGCGCGCGCGGGGCTCGGCCCGTCGCGCGGACTCCCGGCCGTCGACGCGGAACTGGCGCCGCTCATCGGCGCCAAGGGAACGCAGGGTCTCAACACCCTGGTTGCGGCCTCGCAACACAAGCTCGCGGCGGCCCCCATCGTGATCGGGGCTGCCCTGCTTCTGGCCGCGGTCTTCGGCATCTTCATGCAGGTGCAAGAGGCGCTCGACGACGTCTGGGACATTCCGGAACACCGCCGTGGCGGCGTCAAAGAGATCGTCGTCCTGCGGCTGCACGTCGTGATCGTGGTCGTGGCGCTTGCCTTATTGGCACTCCTGGCGCTTTTTGGCGCGGCGGCCGGCGGCCGGGCGGGCGCAATCGGCCTCAACGCCGTCGCCATAATCCTCTTCCTCACGGTGGCGTACCGCGTGCTGCCGCGCGCGGACGTGGCATGGAAGAGCTGTGCGCTGGGCGCCGTCATAACCGGCGCCGTGCTGCTTTTAGGCGAGGCGGCGATCGCGTTCTACCTCACGCGCTTTCACCCCGAAAGCGGCTATGGCGAAGCGGGATCGACGATCGTCCTGCTGATCTGGGTGTACTATTCCGCGTTGCTGTTTCTGTTCGGCGCGATTCTCACGCGCGCACTCGAGGACGCTTAAACGACCAGGTGCGCGAAGGCGGGGCCGCCCACGGTGTACCCGAGGACGAAAACGGCCGCCACGACGACGAGAAAAATCCGGAGTAAAGGCCGGTCGAGGGACAGGGCAATGAGGACCGTACCGGCACCCAACGTCCCGACGGCAGCTAAAGCCAGGCCGGATTCCGTGACTCGGTGGAGACCGACCCACAGAAAGAACGCCACGGCCGTGCCGACGAGAAGCGCAAGCATTGCCGACGTCATCCAGATCACGAAGTCCGCCGGCTCGCGGAATGAGCGATCGTGCATCATCGGAGCACTATAATACCGCTCGATTCGTAAGGGTTGCTTAAAAGGGAGTGAGCCGGTTGCTTTTTCCCGGTGATTTTTTTCGCCAAATTTAGAGAATCAAATGAGAAGGGTGCCAGAAAAGCAGGTAAGCTTGCAGTGCCGCTATTCCGGCATAGAAGACGACAACCCACGGCGGTTTTACCCAGCATCGCCATTGTCGAACGCCAAGCGCGTACGCGAGGAGATACAGAACGACGGCGACGACGGAAAGCGCGAGCACCGCGTACTTTCCAAAGATCAGCGCTAAGAAGGCGGCCTTGCAAAACGTAAATGCGTAGCCTTCGATCTCCGTTCCACGTTGCTCGCGCGCCGCATCTTCCACGATTGTTTCCTTTACCTTAGTGCATGTTGTTTAAGCCGCCGGCGATCGTGTTGCACAGTGCCGTTCCCCCGAGCAAACCCGCGGCAAGTCCCACAAGCAACCCGCTGACGATGCCGACATTGCGACGAACCGCCATCGCTGCCCCGGTACCGAGTAAAATGGCGACGGCATATTCGAGAATGAAAGCCAAACTGAGATTTTTCGTCGCCTGCCCTATAGCGATGCCGAAAACTAAAAATAAGACGAGCGTCAACACGCTGCCGCCGACCAGCATGCCGACGACGACACCGATGATGAACGTGGTGACGTCGGACTTAACCGGCGGCTGCTGTGACATTGCGCGGCATCGACAACGCGGCGAGTTTGCAAGCAAAGAAGATCAAGCCGGCGCAACACGCGAGCTGCGCAGCGGTCAAACCGAGCGGCGTCGCGGCGACGTCGCGAAAGAAATCGACCGTGAACCGCTGCGCGCAAAACAGCATGCCGCCGGCGTAAAACAGAGCGTTCTCGGGCAGACGCACGCGCCGCTCGATCGCGCAGAGCGCCGCAAAACTGACGGCTGCCAGAAGTGCAAGATACAGCTGCGCCGGATGGCGCCACGCATCGTGGTCGTGCACGGCCCACGCGACGGCCGTGACTTTGCCGTAACAGCAGCCGCCGATAAAGCACGCGACGCGGCCGATGGCCTCACCGGCCGGAAGCGCTAACGCGAAGAGATCGCCGGTCGGACGCGTGACGCCGAGCGCGCGCTTTGCGAGCACGACTGCGATCCAGCCGCCCGCAATACCGCCTTCGATCGCTTTGCCCGGCAGGCCGGTCGCAAGCCACTGCACGAGGTCCGCGCCCACTAAGCCGCCCAGAAGTCCGGCCGTCATCACGAACGCCGCGACGTTAGGAGAGAATCCCCGGCGCCGTGCCATCCACCAAAAGACCGACGCGGCCGCACAATACGCGCCGGCGTAAACCGGAGCGGCCAACGCCCATCGAACGTGTTCGTCTATTCGATCCACGAAGCACTCTTTTCGCCCCGAGCCTGCCCCGAGCATTGTCGAGGGGCGACCGCCAAGCCTAGGCGAATCACAAGCGCCGCATGGTAAAGCGCGCGGTATCGGCGGGAATCGCCGGCGGAATCCTTCTCGACCTCTACCTGTGGCTGACGACGGCACTGCCGGCGCATCAAAGCATGCTGCCCGTCTGGCAGTTTATCGCTTCGACCGTCTTCGGAAACGTCGCGTTCACGAGCGCGTCGTACGCCGCAGCCGGGCTCGCCATCCATTTTCTGGTCAGCATCGGGTGGGCCGGCGGCTACGCGTACTTCGTCCAAACGCAGCCGGCAACCAATCGTCGCTGGATCCTCGCCGGCGCCGCCTACGGCCTCGTAGTGTACGTATTGATGCAGCTGATCCTATTGGGAGGCGGACACTTCACGCCGCCCGCGACGCCAAACGCACTCGTTATTCCCGTCATCGGTCACATCGTTTTCTTCGGCATTCCGGTCGCTTACGTCGTGCGCGCGCTGACGCCGGAAGTTTCGAAGGCGTGATCGGAACCATAACGGTTTCGCTCGGCGCGCTGCGGCACAACGCGGCGCTCTTGCGCGAAGCGATCGCACCCGCCCGCTCGGCCTTCGTCGTTAAAGGGAACGCGTACGGACACGGCTTGGTCGAAACGGCGCTCGCGGTCGAGCCGTTCGCCGCACGCTTGTGTGTGTTTTCGATCGAGGAGGCGCTGGCGCTACGCGACGGCGGGATCACGGCGCCGATTCTCGTGCTCGGCCCGGTTCCACCGCGCGCGCTCACCGACGCGCTGCGCATCGATGCCGAAATCGCGCTTTGGAGCACGAAGGAATACCTCCGCGCGCTTGCCGGAGCCGCGCGCGAGCGGCACAGTCGCGCGCGCGTGCACGTCAAGATCAATACCGATCTCAATCGGCTCGGGCTGGAGCCGCACGAGCTCGTCGACGCGCTCGAAGAGTATCTGCATCATCCGGAAATCGAGATTGCGGGGATCTATTCGCATCTCGCGTCGGCCGAAGAGATCGACTCACCATACACGATGCATCAGCTCGAAGCGTTTGATCGCGCGCTTACGCAGGCCAAATCGCTGCTCGATAGCCGTGAGATTTCGCCGATTCGACACATCGCGGCGTCGGCTGCGGCGATGCTCTGGCCGCAGACGCGGCTCGACATGGTACGCTTCGGCATCGCCCTGTATGGACTGTGGCCCTCGCCGCAAACGCGCCAGGCGCTGGAATCGCCGCTCGATCTTCGTCCGGCGCTTTCGTACGCGTCGAAAATCATCGTCGTACGATCGATTCCGGCGGGCGCGTCGGTCGGCTACGGCGGAGCGTTTCACGCACCGCACGACATGCGGGTCGGCGTCGTGCCGGCCGGCTATGCCGACGGATTGCCGCGCGCGCTTTCCAACAAGGGCCACGTGCTCGTCGACGGCGCGATCTGCGCCATCGTCGGCCGCGTCGCGATGAACATGACGGAGATCGATTTGACCAACGCGCCGAACGCGCGCGCGGGCTCGACCGTAACGCTCATCGGACGCGACGGCGACGCGGAAGTCACCGCCGACGACTGGGCACTCTGGTCCGACACGATCAATTACGAAATCGTCACCCGTCTACCGAGCGAAATCCCGCGCGAGTACGTGGACTAACTCGTTGTCATCCTGAGCGTAGGCGCGTAGCGCCGAAGTCGAAGGGCAGGCGAGATACATGTGTGTGGCGCCGCCCTTCGACTTCGCGCCCTCCGGGCGCTACGCTCAGGATGACAACATTGGCGACACGATCAATGACGAAATCGTCACCCGTCTACCGAGCGAGATCCCGCGCGAATACGTTGACTAACTCCGATGCGTTAGTTTACGGCGGCTATCGCCGAC
This window contains:
- the alr gene encoding alanine racemase; its protein translation is MIGTITVSLGALRHNAALLREAIAPARSAFVVKGNAYGHGLVETALAVEPFAARLCVFSIEEALALRDGGITAPILVLGPVPPRALTDALRIDAEIALWSTKEYLRALAGAARERHSRARVHVKINTDLNRLGLEPHELVDALEEYLHHPEIEIAGIYSHLASAEEIDSPYTMHQLEAFDRALTQAKSLLDSREISPIRHIAASAAAMLWPQTRLDMVRFGIALYGLWPSPQTRQALESPLDLRPALSYASKIIVVRSIPAGASVGYGGAFHAPHDMRVGVVPAGYADGLPRALSNKGHVLVDGAICAIVGRVAMNMTEIDLTNAPNARAGSTVTLIGRDGDAEVTADDWALWSDTINYEIVTRLPSEIPREYVD
- a CDS encoding prolipoprotein diacylglyceryl transferase family protein, translated to MDRIDEHVRWALAAPVYAGAYCAAASVFWWMARRRGFSPNVAAFVMTAGLLGGLVGADLVQWLATGLPGKAIEGGIAGGWIAVVLAKRALGVTRPTGDLFALALPAGEAIGRVACFIGGCCYGKVTAVAWAVHDHDAWRHPAQLYLALLAAVSFAALCAIERRVRLPENALFYAGGMLFCAQRFTVDFFRDVAATPLGLTAAQLACCAGLIFFACKLAALSMPRNVTAAAG
- a CDS encoding YihY/virulence factor BrkB family protein codes for the protein MKRVLRKALELWQHHRVSRVAAALSFYAIFTVPASILMVVWLARAGLGPSRGLPAVDAELAPLIGAKGTQGLNTLVAASQHKLAAAPIVIGAALLLAAVFGIFMQVQEALDDVWDIPEHRRGGVKEIVVLRLHVVIVVVALALLALLALFGAAAGGRAGAIGLNAVAIILFLTVAYRVLPRADVAWKSCALGAVITGAVLLLGEAAIAFYLTRFHPESGYGEAGSTIVLLIWVYYSALLFLFGAILTRALEDA